Sequence from the Burkholderia sp. GAS332 genome:
CTCGGCGCAATCGTCCTGCCGGCCACCACCCAGCTTTCCGCCGACGACGTGCGCGACCGTGTGCAGATCGGCGGCGCGCAGTTCGTGGTGGTCGACAGCGCGGAACTGGCCAAGTTCGACGCACTCGACGTACCGCTCACCCGCATCTCGGTCGGAGCGCCGCGCGACGGATGGATCGACCTTGCCGCGGCCTATGATGCATCGCCGCAATTCACCCCCGAAGGCGTCACGCACGCCAGCGATCCGCTGCTGCTGTACTTCACGTCGGGCACCACGTCCAAACCGAAGCTGGTCGAGCATACGCATCAGAGTTACCCGATCGGCCACCTGTCGACCATGTACTGGATCGGCCTGCAACCCAACGACATCCATTGGAACATCAGCTCGCCGGGCTGGGCCAAGCACGCGTGGAGCTGCTTCTACGCACCGTGGAATGCGCAAGCCTGCGTGTTTGTTTTCAACTTTCCGCGCTTCGTGCCGAAAGACACGCTCGACGTGCTGGTGCGTTTCAATGTCACGACGCTGTGTGCGCCGCCAACCGTCTGGCGCATGCTGGTGCAGGAGCATCTCACCGACTATCCGGTGAAGCTGCGCGAGATCGTCGGCGCGGGCGAGCCGTTGAATCCGGAGATCATCGAACGCGTCAAGCATGCGTGGGGGATCACGATTCGCGACGGTTTCGGCCAGACCGAAACGACCTGCCAGATCGGCAACCCGCCGGGGCAACCGGTGGTGCCGGGTTCGATGGGCCGTCCGCTGCCGGGCTACAAGATCGAACTCCTCGATGCGGACGATCAACCCGCTACCGAAGGCGAAATCTCGCTGCCCCTGGCTGAACGTCCGCTTGGATTGATGACCGGCTACGCGAACAACGTCAATGCCACCGCGCAAGCCATGCGCAACGGTTTCTACCACACCTCCGACGTCGCGTTGCGTCGTGATGACGGCTACTACGTCTACGTCGGCCGCGCCGATGACGTCTTCAAATCGTCCGACTACCGGCTAAGCCCGTTCGAACTCGAAAGCGTGCTGATCGAACACGAAGCGATCGGCGAAGCGGCCGTGGTGCCGAGTGCCGATGCGCTGCGTTTGTCGGTGCCCAAAGCGTTCGTCACCGTGCGTCAGGGCTATGAAGCCGGTCCCGAACTCGCACGCGCGGTCTTCGCGTTCTCGCGCGAAAAGCTCGCGCCGTACAAGCGGATTCGCCGCTTGCAATTCAGCGAGCTGCCGAAAACCATCTCCGGCAAGATCCGCCGCGTCGAATTGCGGCGTCGCGAAATGGAGCGCGAGGCCGAGCCCGCGCGTCTGCCGGACGAATATTGGGAAGAGGATTTCCCGGATCTGCGTTGATCGTTTTTGTTTCCAGTCACTGTACGGCCGCTAAGCGGCCACTGCACAGGAGTCCCAGCATGAGCGCAATTGCTTCGAACCAGGCCGCCACCGTCAAACTGCTGATCAACGGCGAGTTCGTCGAATCCAAAACCACCGAATGGCGCGACATCGTCAACCCGGCCACGCAAGAGGTGCTCGCACGCGTGCCGTTCGCCACCGCTGATGAAGTGAACGAGGCGATCCGCTCGGCACACACCGCGTTCAAGACCTGGAAGGACACGCCGATCGGCGCGCGTATGCGCATCATGCTGAAGTTCCAGGCGCTGATTCGCGAGCATTCGCCGCGCATCGCCAAGACCTTGAGCGCCGAGCAGGGCAAGACGATTCCCGATGCCGAAGGCGATATTTTCCGCGGGCTCGAAGTGGTCGAGCACGCCTGCTCGATCGGCACCTTGCAGCAGGGTGAGTTCGCCGAGAACGTCGCAGGCGGTGTGGATACCTACACGTTGCGTCAGCCGATTGGCGTATGCGCCGGTATCACGCCGTTCAATTTCCCCGCGATGATCCCGTTGTGGATGTTCCCGATGGCGATCGTCTGCGGCAATACGTTTGTGCTGAAGCCTTCCGAGCAGGATCCGCTGTCGACGATGCAACTGGTCGAGCTGGCGCTCGAAGCCGGTGTGCCGAAGGGCGTGCTGAATGTCGTCCACGGCGGCAAGGATGTGGTCGATGCGCTCTGCACGCACGATCTGGTGAAGGCGATTTCGTTCGTCGGCTCGACGGCGGTCGGCACGCATGTTTATCGCCTCGGCAGCGAACACGGCAAGCGCGTGCAATCGATGATGGGCGCGAAGAATCACGCGGTTGTGCTGCCCGATGCGAATCGCGAGCAGACCTTGAATGCGCTGGCCGGTGCAGGCTTCGGCGCAGCAGGACAGCGTTGCATGGCGACCTCCGTGGTCGTGCTGGTCGGCGCGGCGCAGCAATGGCTGCCCGATCTGGTCGCGAAGGCGAAGACGCTGAAGGTCAACGCGGGTAACGAGCCGAACACGGACGTCGGCCCGGTGGTCTCACGCGCCGCGAAGCAACGCATTCTCGGCCTGATCGAAACGGGCGTGAAAGAGGGCGCAACCCTGGCGCTCGACGGCCGCGACGTGAAAGTGCCGGGCTACGAGCAAGGTAACTTCATCGGCCCGACGGTCTTCACCGATGTCACTACCGAGATGGAAATCTATCGTCAGGAAATTTTCGGCCCGGTGCTGGTGGTGCTGAGCGTCGCCACGCTCGATGACGCAATCGCGCTCGTCAACAGCAATCCGTTTGGCAACGGCGTGGGTCTCTTTACGCAAAGCGGCGCGGCGGCACGCAAATTCCAGAGCGAGATCGATATCGGTCAGGTCGGCATCAACATTCCGATTCCCGTGCCGGTGCCGTTCTTCAGCTTTACCGGCTCGCGCGGCTCGAAACTCGGCGACCTCGGGCCTTATGGCAAGCAGGTTGTGCAGTTCTACACGCAGACCAAGACGGTTACCGCCCGCTGGTTCGACGACGACACGGTCAACGACGGCGTCAATACGACGATCAGCCTGCGCTGAGACCTCAGGTCTATTGCTTTGCATGGGATGGGAGTAAGCGCTAAAGCGCTAACTCCCATCGAGCTTTGCATGGGATGGGAGTAAGCGCTAAAGCGCTAACTCCCATCGACACAGGAGAGAACATCATGAAAATAGGCTTTATCGGACTCGGCAACATGGGCGCGCCGATGGCGCTCAATCTGCTGAAGGCGGGCCACACGGTCAACGTATTCGACCTCAACGCGCAAGCGGTGCAGACACTCGTCGATGCGGGGGCTAAAGCCGCAAGTTCGCCGAAAGCCGCGGTGACCGATGTCGAATGTGTGGTGACGATGCTGCCCGCTGCCACTCACGTGCGCAGCGTGCTGATAGCGGATGACGGTGTTTTCGCCGGCATCCCGGACGGCGTGACGATCATCGATTCGAGCACCATCGACCCGGCGAGCGTGAAGGCGTTTGCCGAACTGGCCGAGCAGCGCGGCAACACTTTCGTCGACGCGCCCGTCTCGGGCGGCACCGGCGGCGCGGCGGCGGGCACGCTAACCTTCATGGTCGGCGGCAGCGCGGATGCGTATGAGCAGGTCAAGCCGGTGTTGTCGGCGATGGGCAAGAACATCGTGCATTGTGGCGACACCGGCACCGGTCAGGTCGCGAAGATCTGCAATAACCTCGTGCTCGGCATCACCATGGCGGGCGTGGCCGAGGCGATGTCGCTGGGCGAGGCGCTCGGCATCGACGCGAAAGTCCTGGGCGGCATCATCAATACCTCGACGGGCCGCTGCTGGAGTTCCGATACGTATAACCCGATGCCCGGCGTGATCGAAACCGCGCCGTCCACGCGCGGTTATACCGGTGGCTTCGGCACCGATCTGATGCTCAAGGACCTGGGCCTTGCCACCGACGCCGCGAAATTCGCGCGTCAACCGGTGTATCTCGGCGCTTTGGCTCAACAGCTGTACCAGACGATGAGCACGAAAGGCGCGGGACGCCTCGACTTTTCCGCGGTGATCAAGCTCTATCGCCAAGAGGGCAAGGACGGAGGCGCGTGATGATCGAACTCGACTACGCACACGACGGCGCCGTCGCGCTGCTGACGCTCAAGCGGCCGCCCGCGAACGCGTTCACGCCGGACGGTTTGCTGCAACTGCAGCAAACCGTCGAGCGTCTGAACGGCGAAGCGCGCGTGCGGGCCATTGTGATCACTGGCGACGGCCCG
This genomic interval carries:
- a CDS encoding 3-hydroxyisobutyrate dehydrogenase, with the translated sequence MKIGFIGLGNMGAPMALNLLKAGHTVNVFDLNAQAVQTLVDAGAKAASSPKAAVTDVECVVTMLPAATHVRSVLIADDGVFAGIPDGVTIIDSSTIDPASVKAFAELAEQRGNTFVDAPVSGGTGGAAAGTLTFMVGGSADAYEQVKPVLSAMGKNIVHCGDTGTGQVAKICNNLVLGITMAGVAEAMSLGEALGIDAKVLGGIINTSTGRCWSSDTYNPMPGVIETAPSTRGYTGGFGTDLMLKDLGLATDAAKFARQPVYLGALAQQLYQTMSTKGAGRLDFSAVIKLYRQEGKDGGA
- a CDS encoding methylmalonate-semialdehyde dehydrogenase [acylating], whose translation is MSAIASNQAATVKLLINGEFVESKTTEWRDIVNPATQEVLARVPFATADEVNEAIRSAHTAFKTWKDTPIGARMRIMLKFQALIREHSPRIAKTLSAEQGKTIPDAEGDIFRGLEVVEHACSIGTLQQGEFAENVAGGVDTYTLRQPIGVCAGITPFNFPAMIPLWMFPMAIVCGNTFVLKPSEQDPLSTMQLVELALEAGVPKGVLNVVHGGKDVVDALCTHDLVKAISFVGSTAVGTHVYRLGSEHGKRVQSMMGAKNHAVVLPDANREQTLNALAGAGFGAAGQRCMATSVVVLVGAAQQWLPDLVAKAKTLKVNAGNEPNTDVGPVVSRAAKQRILGLIETGVKEGATLALDGRDVKVPGYEQGNFIGPTVFTDVTTEMEIYRQEIFGPVLVVLSVATLDDAIALVNSNPFGNGVGLFTQSGAAARKFQSEIDIGQVGINIPIPVPVPFFSFTGSRGSKLGDLGPYGKQVVQFYTQTKTVTARWFDDDTVNDGVNTTISLR
- a CDS encoding acetyl-CoA synthetase: MTVAKGFLEARDLLLRHRTDYDRAYREFAWPTPGQFNWALDYFDVIARDNHNPALWIVDDPASDGLRLSYAQMSERSSRMANFLRGVGVGRGDRVLLMLPNRVELWDVMLAAMKLGAIVLPATTQLSADDVRDRVQIGGAQFVVVDSAELAKFDALDVPLTRISVGAPRDGWIDLAAAYDASPQFTPEGVTHASDPLLLYFTSGTTSKPKLVEHTHQSYPIGHLSTMYWIGLQPNDIHWNISSPGWAKHAWSCFYAPWNAQACVFVFNFPRFVPKDTLDVLVRFNVTTLCAPPTVWRMLVQEHLTDYPVKLREIVGAGEPLNPEIIERVKHAWGITIRDGFGQTETTCQIGNPPGQPVVPGSMGRPLPGYKIELLDADDQPATEGEISLPLAERPLGLMTGYANNVNATAQAMRNGFYHTSDVALRRDDGYYVYVGRADDVFKSSDYRLSPFELESVLIEHEAIGEAAVVPSADALRLSVPKAFVTVRQGYEAGPELARAVFAFSREKLAPYKRIRRLQFSELPKTISGKIRRVELRRREMEREAEPARLPDEYWEEDFPDLR